From the Acidobacteriota bacterium genome, the window GACGAGGCTCTCCTCCATGACTGAGCCCGGACCGATGATGCGACGCCTCTTCCTGCCCTTCCTGCTCCTCATGGCGATTCCCCTGCCCAGCAGCGCCCAACCGGCGACGGAGGAGTTTCGCTATCGCTGGCACCTGGGGAGCCTGGTGGGCCGGGTGGCGGGGCTGTTTCTGCCCAACAAGGGCGACGGCGTGATGCGCTTTTCCGAGCAGCCCGATGGCACCCTCCACAGTGAGCTGCTGGTGACCTCGGAAAAATCCGACGATGGTGAGTTCTGGCGCTATGGCTCGACCATCGACCGCGATTCGCGGCAGGCCCTGAGCGCCTGGTCGGCCTACCGCTGGCGCGGCAAAGAGAAGGAAAAGCGCGACGACATCGCCGAGCCCGGCGTGCTCGACATCGTCTCCGGCATCTGGGCACTGCGACAGGACACGCCGGAGCGTCCCCGGCAGCTCACCATCTGGTCCGACGGCAAGGTCTACCCGGTGGTGGTGATTCCGCGCGGCCGCGAGAAGCGCCGTTTCGGCGAGCGCGAAGTGAGCACGCGCCACTGGACCATTCGCGGCATCGACGCCCCCGAAGGGCGCCGCTGGAAGGGCCGCCTGGAGCTCTGGCTGAGCGACGACGAGGCCGCCCTGCCGGTGGAAATCCGCATCTCCCGCAGCCTGGCGGACCTACGCCTCGAGCTACAGCCGCCTGCCGAATCCCAGTAACGGCTTCCCCCTGAGAGAACCGCGGCCGGAATCCCCTCTCGGCCCAGGCGAAAGTCGGCCCCCGCCCGCCTGGCGGCTTCCAACCCTGGTCCCCACCCCGCTTCATCCGGCCCGCCCGGGACTCCGTAGGGGCGGCGAGTGCTCGTGCCCAGCTTCGTGAGGCGCGGGCCGAACCAACCGCCGAACCTGCGGCAAGGAGTTTTGAGGAATGTCATCCACTCTTCTGCGCACCGCCCTCGTGCTCGCCCTGGTGGCCAGCACCGCGGCCTTCGCCTCGAGCCATCGGGAGGCGCCCTT encodes:
- a CDS encoding DUF3108 domain-containing protein gives rise to the protein MTEPGPMMRRLFLPFLLLMAIPLPSSAQPATEEFRYRWHLGSLVGRVAGLFLPNKGDGVMRFSEQPDGTLHSELLVTSEKSDDGEFWRYGSTIDRDSRQALSAWSAYRWRGKEKEKRDDIAEPGVLDIVSGIWALRQDTPERPRQLTIWSDGKVYPVVVIPRGREKRRFGEREVSTRHWTIRGIDAPEGRRWKGRLELWLSDDEAALPVEIRISRSLADLRLELQPPAESQ